From the genome of Candidatus Hydrogenedentota bacterium, one region includes:
- a CDS encoding type II toxin-antitoxin system VapB family antitoxin, whose translation MRIALEIDDKLFQSAAQLLGTDDHSTVINAALQVLVERESARRLVNLGGSDPDMSVIPRRRTPKGPPST comes from the coding sequence ATGAGAATTGCTCTCGAAATAGATGACAAACTCTTCCAAAGCGCGGCGCAACTTCTGGGCACGGACGACCACTCGACGGTGATTAATGCCGCGCTCCAGGTCCTCGTGGAACGCGAAAGCGCGCGACGGCTTGTGAATCTCGGCGGGAGCGATCCTGATATGAGCGTAATTCCTCGTCGGCGCACGCCAAAGGGGCCACCGAGCACATGA
- a CDS encoding DeoR/GlpR transcriptional regulator: MPTAQIHKTREIAAERVDRLRAILRENAIVRVDELCATLQVSPATVRRDLEELERLGEARRVHGGAVSVGEKRYEEPFFDDKAAFAKSEKQRIARKALELIAPRDTIYLDGGSTALELARLLRDYGGAITIVTNSLRAATELAGSGPQLILIGGELRRLSQTMVGPLTRLMLEPMHIDKAFMGTIGLSLKAGLTTTDAGEAYTKELVMERASEVILLADSNKVGVVTFAQAGKLSQLDVLVTDAPLPRDYEEYCEANDVRVMVA, encoded by the coding sequence ATGCCTACTGCCCAGATTCATAAGACACGGGAAATCGCTGCGGAGCGCGTGGACAGGCTGCGTGCTATTCTACGCGAAAACGCGATTGTCCGGGTAGATGAACTCTGCGCGACGCTTCAGGTTTCTCCTGCCACGGTCCGGCGCGATCTGGAAGAGCTGGAGCGCCTCGGTGAGGCCCGTCGCGTTCATGGCGGCGCGGTTTCGGTGGGGGAGAAGCGCTATGAAGAGCCCTTCTTCGACGACAAGGCCGCCTTCGCCAAATCGGAGAAGCAGCGGATCGCCCGTAAGGCCCTGGAATTGATTGCGCCCCGCGACACGATCTATCTCGACGGCGGCAGCACGGCGTTGGAACTCGCGCGACTGCTGCGCGACTACGGCGGCGCGATCACCATCGTGACGAATTCTCTGCGCGCGGCCACCGAACTCGCGGGCAGCGGACCTCAGTTGATCCTCATTGGCGGCGAGTTGCGCCGCTTGAGCCAGACGATGGTCGGGCCGCTAACGCGCCTGATGTTGGAACCGATGCATATCGACAAGGCCTTTATGGGCACCATCGGCCTCTCGCTGAAAGCGGGCCTTACCACGACCGATGCGGGCGAAGCCTACACCAAAGAATTGGTGATGGAGCGGGCGAGCGAGGTCATTCTTCTCGCCGACAGCAATAAAGTAGGCGTGGTGACCTTCGCCCAGGCGGGCAAGTTGTCTCAGTTAGATGTGCTGGTGACGGATGCGCCCCTGCCGCGTGATTATGAAGAGTATTGTGAAGCGAATGACGTTCGGGTGATGGTGGCGTAG
- a CDS encoding SDR family NAD(P)-dependent oxidoreductase, which translates to MSSPLAWPDFSALTTPMDQLVALSRYYGTDPSFVIAGGGNTSVKIGNRLQVKGSGSSLADITEKGFVEMDRDALDALLKSELSSDIDTREAQFKDAVMAARLHPELGQRPSVECVLHNLMPGTFVVHTHSTIVNMITCAKGGQDIAAKLFGDRVLWLPYVTPGFILSKALFDAMAEYTSRTGKAEPEAVFMGNHGLIISGETPAEIKEKTDRVIATIETALGELSPVPFGVISMLKDEHARNLINIIGPTLRGLLSDSPALKVVTFDDSEIVKAFVGGVNGQETAAGGPMIPDQIVYCKSFPLWVACDPTASEAETATYLRNAVATHTEQTHFAPLVILVQGLGMFTVGDTYKDAATVRDIYIDDIKIMAGARQFSAVEYMTKVDRDFIENWEVENYRRKVASAGRAKGQVEGKIAVVTGAAQGFGLEIAKGLAAEGAHVVLADINAAGTQTAAEGVAKEFGAGRALGFAMNVTDGASIAEALHQVVRNYGGFDLFVANAGVLKAGSVKVLPEADFDFVTNVNYKGYFLCVQNAAPIMARQHRAKPSYLSDIVQINSKSGLEGSNKNGAYAGSKFGGIGLTQSFALELVEDGIKVNSVCPGNFFDGPLWSDPEKGLFVQYLNSGKVPGAKTIDDVKHFYEAKVPMRRGCTGPDVLRAIVYLVQQQYETGQALPVTGGQTMLS; encoded by the coding sequence ATGTCCTCCCCCCTCGCCTGGCCCGATTTTTCCGCACTCACGACGCCCATGGACCAGCTCGTCGCCCTTTCCCGGTACTACGGCACCGACCCGAGCTTTGTCATCGCGGGCGGCGGCAACACCTCCGTCAAAATCGGCAACCGCCTACAGGTCAAGGGCAGCGGCTCCTCCCTGGCCGATATCACCGAGAAGGGCTTCGTCGAAATGGATCGCGACGCGCTGGATGCGCTCCTCAAGTCGGAACTGAGCAGCGACATCGACACGCGCGAGGCCCAGTTCAAGGATGCCGTCATGGCGGCCCGCCTCCACCCGGAGCTGGGCCAGCGCCCTTCGGTCGAGTGCGTGCTCCACAATCTCATGCCCGGCACCTTCGTGGTCCACACCCACTCCACCATTGTGAACATGATTACGTGCGCCAAGGGCGGACAGGATATCGCCGCGAAGTTGTTCGGTGATCGCGTGCTCTGGCTGCCCTATGTGACGCCCGGCTTCATCCTCTCCAAGGCCCTTTTCGACGCCATGGCGGAATACACCTCTCGCACGGGCAAGGCTGAGCCGGAAGCGGTCTTCATGGGCAACCATGGACTGATCATCAGCGGCGAGACCCCGGCAGAGATCAAGGAAAAGACGGACCGCGTCATCGCGACGATTGAAACTGCCCTGGGCGAGCTCTCCCCCGTGCCCTTCGGCGTAATCTCCATGCTGAAAGACGAACACGCGCGCAATCTCATCAACATCATCGGGCCCACACTGCGCGGCCTCCTCTCCGACAGCCCGGCGCTCAAGGTCGTGACCTTCGACGACTCCGAGATTGTGAAAGCCTTCGTCGGTGGCGTCAACGGCCAGGAAACCGCAGCGGGCGGCCCCATGATTCCGGACCAGATCGTGTACTGCAAGTCCTTTCCCCTCTGGGTGGCCTGCGACCCCACGGCGAGCGAAGCGGAAACCGCGACCTACCTGCGCAACGCCGTCGCCACGCACACCGAGCAGACCCACTTCGCGCCACTGGTTATTCTGGTGCAGGGTCTCGGGATGTTCACCGTGGGAGACACGTATAAAGACGCCGCCACCGTGCGTGATATCTATATCGACGATATCAAGATCATGGCGGGTGCACGCCAGTTCAGCGCGGTGGAATACATGACCAAGGTTGACCGCGACTTCATCGAAAACTGGGAAGTGGAGAACTACCGCCGGAAGGTGGCCTCCGCCGGCCGCGCGAAGGGCCAGGTGGAAGGCAAGATCGCCGTGGTCACGGGTGCGGCGCAGGGCTTCGGCCTGGAGATCGCCAAGGGACTCGCGGCGGAAGGCGCCCATGTGGTCCTGGCGGATATCAATGCCGCTGGAACGCAGACGGCTGCGGAGGGTGTGGCGAAAGAGTTTGGCGCGGGCCGTGCGCTGGGTTTCGCCATGAACGTCACCGATGGGGCAAGCATCGCCGAGGCCCTGCATCAGGTGGTGCGAAACTACGGCGGCTTCGATCTCTTCGTGGCCAACGCGGGCGTGCTCAAGGCGGGCAGCGTAAAAGTGCTCCCCGAAGCCGATTTCGATTTCGTCACCAATGTGAACTACAAGGGCTATTTCCTCTGCGTGCAGAACGCCGCGCCCATCATGGCCCGCCAGCACCGCGCGAAACCGAGCTACCTGAGCGACATCGTCCAGATTAACTCCAAGTCCGGCCTCGAAGGATCCAACAAGAATGGCGCCTACGCGGGCAGCAAGTTCGGCGGCATCGGCCTGACCCAATCCTTCGCGCTGGAGCTCGTGGAAGACGGCATCAAGGTCAACAGCGTGTGCCCCGGCAACTTCTTCGACGGCCCCCTCTGGTCCGACCCGGAGAAGGGCCTCTTCGTGCAGTACCTGAACTCGGGTAAAGTGCCCGGCGCCAAAACCATCGACGACGTGAAGCACTTCTACGAAGCGAAAGTCCCCATGCGTCGCGGCTGCACCGGCCCGGACGTTCTGCGCGCCATCGTCTACCTCGTCCAGCAGCAATACGAAACCGGCCAGGCCCTGCCCGTCACCGGCGGGCAAACGATGCTGTCGTAA
- a CDS encoding dehydrogenase encodes MPKPLMVVPEVVRKSDYVKIGDIPVNAYKKSVKDELKSNKAITPERLLRAYRDMVVIREFENMLDSIKKTQSYQGINYNHAGPAHLSTGQEAAAVGECFHLAVNDHIFGSHRSHGEVIAKGMRAIDELRDTGLQGIMESFWDGRILRIVEKNEPDWTGLKAGKKDALSTVDKEELGIDFLLYGLLAEIFGRETGFNKGMGGSMHVFFTPFGIYPNNALVGGSADIATGSALFKKVQQAGGITIANIGDASMGCGPVWEALGFASMGQFTRLWEKDFRGGLPIVFNFMNNFYGMGGQPIGETMGFDRLARVGAAVNPDCMHAECVDGNNPLSVADAYQRKLELLHAGKGPVLLDVQCYRQTGHSPSDQSSYREREEIEMWRKVDPIVEFGGKLVDAGVATQADLDAVQAYATRKCTKACRLAVDCDHSPRLALGVRTGIAPIMFSNEIDAALPGLRRKDDVNIPMEEIPRVKSIAKKSRKGIDETGAVLKGTKAVTYGEAIFEAVVHHFYNDHRLVAYGEENRDWGGAFAVYQGLTEALPYHRLFNSPISEAAIVGTGVGYALEGGKALVELMYCDFLGRAGDEVFNQMSKWQAMSGGYCKMPIVLRVSVGNKYGAQHSQDWTALCAHIPGLKVVFPATPYDAKGMMATALSGNDPVVFFESQRLYSSQTETVHPEGVPAEYYRVPIGEPFVAKEGKDLTILTFGATLYRALDAAKQLEEQHGISTEVIDGRSLVPFDYSTLYQSVKKTGRLILASDACERGSFMHTIASQISTMAFDHLDAPPVVLGAYNWIVPPAEMEDEYFPQPFWFLDAFHTHIKPLPGYTPTLNLSAGEMISLSKMDVC; translated from the coding sequence ATGCCCAAGCCCCTCATGGTCGTGCCGGAAGTAGTCCGGAAATCCGACTACGTCAAGATCGGCGACATCCCCGTCAACGCCTACAAGAAATCCGTCAAAGACGAGCTGAAGAGCAACAAGGCCATCACGCCCGAGCGTCTGCTCCGCGCCTACCGCGACATGGTGGTCATCCGCGAATTCGAGAACATGCTCGACAGCATCAAAAAGACCCAGAGCTACCAGGGCATCAACTACAACCACGCCGGCCCCGCCCACCTTTCCACCGGGCAGGAAGCCGCCGCCGTGGGCGAGTGCTTCCACCTCGCGGTGAACGACCACATCTTCGGCAGCCACCGCAGCCACGGCGAAGTGATCGCCAAGGGCATGCGCGCCATCGACGAGCTGCGCGACACCGGCCTCCAGGGCATCATGGAAAGCTTCTGGGATGGGCGCATCCTTCGCATCGTCGAGAAGAACGAGCCCGACTGGACGGGCCTCAAGGCGGGGAAGAAAGACGCCCTCAGCACCGTCGACAAGGAGGAACTCGGCATCGACTTCTTGCTCTACGGCCTACTCGCCGAGATCTTCGGTCGCGAGACCGGCTTCAACAAGGGCATGGGCGGTTCCATGCACGTGTTCTTTACACCCTTTGGCATCTATCCGAACAACGCCCTCGTGGGTGGCAGTGCCGACATCGCCACGGGCTCTGCGCTCTTCAAGAAGGTGCAGCAGGCCGGCGGCATCACCATTGCCAACATCGGTGACGCCTCCATGGGCTGCGGCCCGGTGTGGGAAGCCCTCGGCTTTGCCTCCATGGGCCAGTTCACCCGCCTGTGGGAGAAGGACTTCCGCGGCGGCCTGCCCATCGTCTTCAATTTCATGAACAACTTCTACGGCATGGGCGGCCAGCCCATCGGCGAGACCATGGGCTTTGATCGACTGGCCCGCGTGGGCGCGGCGGTGAATCCCGATTGCATGCACGCGGAATGCGTGGACGGCAACAACCCCCTCAGCGTGGCGGATGCCTACCAGCGCAAGCTGGAATTGCTCCATGCGGGCAAAGGGCCGGTCCTGCTCGATGTGCAGTGCTACCGCCAGACCGGCCACTCCCCGAGCGACCAGTCTTCCTACCGCGAGCGTGAAGAGATCGAGATGTGGCGCAAGGTCGACCCCATTGTCGAGTTCGGCGGCAAGCTGGTAGATGCCGGCGTCGCCACCCAGGCCGATCTGGACGCGGTCCAGGCCTATGCCACTCGCAAATGCACCAAGGCCTGCCGCCTCGCGGTGGACTGCGATCACTCGCCGCGCCTGGCCCTCGGTGTTCGCACTGGGATCGCCCCGATCATGTTCAGCAATGAAATCGATGCCGCCCTGCCCGGCCTGCGCCGCAAGGACGACGTGAACATTCCCATGGAAGAGATTCCCCGAGTCAAGTCCATCGCGAAGAAGTCCCGCAAGGGTATCGACGAGACCGGCGCGGTGCTCAAGGGCACCAAGGCCGTAACCTACGGCGAAGCCATCTTCGAAGCCGTCGTGCACCACTTCTACAACGACCACCGTCTGGTGGCCTATGGTGAAGAAAACCGCGACTGGGGCGGCGCCTTCGCCGTGTACCAGGGTCTCACCGAAGCCCTGCCCTATCACCGTCTCTTCAACTCGCCCATCTCCGAAGCGGCCATCGTGGGTACCGGCGTGGGCTATGCCCTCGAAGGCGGCAAGGCCCTGGTGGAGCTGATGTATTGCGATTTCCTCGGCCGGGCCGGTGATGAAGTATTCAATCAGATGTCCAAATGGCAGGCCATGTCCGGCGGCTACTGCAAGATGCCCATCGTACTGCGCGTGTCCGTCGGCAACAAGTATGGCGCCCAGCACTCCCAGGACTGGACCGCCCTCTGCGCCCACATCCCCGGCCTGAAAGTTGTGTTCCCCGCCACGCCCTACGACGCCAAGGGCATGATGGCCACCGCCCTCAGTGGGAATGATCCGGTGGTGTTCTTCGAGAGCCAGCGCCTCTACAGCAGCCAGACCGAGACGGTCCACCCCGAAGGCGTGCCTGCGGAATACTACCGCGTGCCCATCGGCGAACCCTTCGTGGCGAAGGAAGGCAAGGACCTCACCATTCTCACCTTCGGCGCGACCCTCTACCGCGCGCTGGACGCCGCGAAGCAGCTCGAAGAGCAGCACGGTATCTCCACCGAAGTCATCGACGGACGCAGCCTGGTACCCTTCGACTACTCCACGCTCTACCAGTCCGTGAAGAAGACCGGCCGCCTCATCCTCGCGAGCGACGCCTGCGAACGCGGCAGCTTCATGCACACTATCGCTTCGCAGATCAGCACCATGGCCTTCGACCACCTCGACGCGCCCCCGGTCGTCCTCGGCGCCTACAACTGGATCGTGCCTCCGGCGGAAATGGAAGACGAATACTTCCCGCAGCCCTTCTGGTTTCTGGACGCCTTCCACACCCACATCAAGCCCCTGCCCGGCTACACGCCCACGCTGAACTTGAGCGCGGGCGAGATGATCAGCCTGTCCAAGATGGATGTGTGCTGA
- a CDS encoding 2-oxo acid dehydrogenase subunit E2, translating to MHEIKLPQLGQSVEEAEITQWLKKEGDTIALGEPIFTIQTDKAEIECESTAAGVLRKIIIAEGIEVPVLTVVALVGDANEALPDLPGAPAAAPAPAAAPVAAPAPVAAPAPVAASTPVAEVPAANAGGAISPRARSAADRLHIDSSFVAGTGPEGRIIEEDVLAYSEKRDAVRSTPTARKIAREHGIDITTVAPGGATGRVEKDDVLAAASAAPAVPAAPVSLPATTGERVPLTPMRKIIAQRMVESKFGAPHFYITVEVDMKEAVAFRGALPNFKPSFNDLVMRATTRAIQAFPVVNAKWLGDAIEMRSTINLGFAVALPAGLIVPVVKGIETKSLQDISRDCKALVEKAKTGKLTPDDYQGNTFTVSNLGAFGVDHFTAIINQPDSAILAIGQIKDRPVVIDGGIQVRPIMKLTLSSDHRVIDGAVAAQFMGHLKTLLETADF from the coding sequence ATGCACGAAATTAAACTCCCCCAACTGGGACAGAGCGTGGAAGAGGCCGAAATCACGCAGTGGCTGAAGAAGGAAGGCGACACCATCGCATTGGGCGAGCCGATCTTCACCATCCAGACCGACAAGGCCGAAATCGAATGTGAATCCACCGCCGCCGGCGTACTTCGCAAGATCATCATCGCCGAGGGGATCGAAGTGCCCGTGCTGACCGTGGTCGCGCTGGTGGGCGATGCGAACGAAGCCCTGCCGGATCTCCCCGGTGCCCCGGCAGCCGCCCCTGCGCCTGCGGCCGCGCCAGTTGCCGCGCCGGCTCCCGTGGCTGCTCCTGCTCCAGTTGCCGCGTCCACGCCGGTGGCCGAAGTGCCCGCGGCCAACGCCGGTGGCGCCATCTCGCCACGCGCGCGCTCCGCGGCGGATCGCCTCCATATCGATTCCTCTTTCGTCGCCGGTACGGGCCCCGAAGGTCGCATCATCGAAGAAGACGTGCTGGCTTACAGCGAAAAGCGAGACGCGGTACGCTCCACCCCAACCGCCCGCAAGATCGCCCGCGAGCATGGCATCGACATCACCACGGTGGCCCCCGGCGGCGCGACGGGCCGAGTGGAAAAGGACGATGTACTCGCTGCGGCCTCTGCTGCACCCGCAGTCCCGGCGGCCCCAGTGTCCCTGCCCGCGACGACCGGCGAGCGCGTACCCCTTACGCCCATGCGCAAGATCATTGCCCAGCGCATGGTGGAGAGCAAGTTTGGCGCGCCCCATTTCTACATCACCGTGGAAGTGGACATGAAGGAGGCCGTGGCCTTCCGTGGCGCTCTGCCGAACTTCAAGCCCTCCTTCAACGACCTCGTCATGCGCGCCACGACCCGGGCCATCCAGGCCTTTCCCGTGGTGAACGCCAAGTGGCTCGGCGACGCCATTGAAATGCGCAGCACCATCAACCTGGGCTTCGCTGTGGCGCTGCCCGCCGGACTCATTGTGCCGGTAGTGAAGGGGATCGAGACGAAGTCCCTGCAGGACATCAGCCGCGACTGCAAGGCCCTGGTGGAGAAGGCCAAGACCGGCAAACTCACGCCGGATGATTACCAGGGCAACACCTTCACGGTGTCGAACCTCGGTGCTTTCGGTGTGGACCACTTCACGGCCATCATCAACCAGCCCGACAGCGCAATCCTGGCCATCGGCCAGATCAAGGACCGCCCGGTGGTTATCGACGGCGGCATCCAGGTGCGCCCGATCATGAAGCTGACCCTGAGCAGCGATCACCGTGTTATCGACGGGGCCGTCGCGGCGCAGTTCATGGGCCACCTGAAGACCCTGCTGGAGACGGCGGATTTTTGA
- a CDS encoding zinc-binding dehydrogenase: MTQTRALRLYDKHDLRLEVFDLPALKDDEILATVKTNSICMSDYKIVQQGSDHKRVPNNLKEKPIILGHEMCGEIVEVGAKHKDLVKVGAKYSLQPALNIPGREFDAPGYSFPYLGGHATHVIIPREVMEQDCLLSYDGEGYFQASLAEPVSCIVGGFNVQYHFEHGSYVHQMGIDTNGNMALLGGTGPMGLGAIDYALHGPNKPKILVVTDIDQARLDRAASLFTVADAKANGVELHYVNTGGGNPVQDMKDITGGKGYADVFVFAPVAGLIEQASAIMGVNGCLNFFAGPTDTEFKATINFYDVHYAAHHVAANSGGDTNDMRIALKYMSEGKLKPAVMVTHIGGLNASAETTENLPKIPGGKKLIYTTKNLPLFALWDLPELGKNDPFYAKLAEITAANNGLWSLEAEAYLMANAPVIG; encoded by the coding sequence ATGACCCAGACCCGCGCACTCCGCCTCTATGACAAACACGATCTTCGGCTGGAAGTGTTTGATTTGCCTGCTCTTAAGGACGACGAGATCCTGGCCACCGTCAAGACGAACAGCATCTGCATGTCGGACTATAAGATCGTGCAGCAGGGCTCGGATCACAAGCGCGTTCCGAACAACCTGAAGGAAAAGCCCATAATCCTGGGCCACGAGATGTGCGGCGAGATTGTGGAAGTGGGTGCTAAGCACAAGGACCTGGTGAAGGTCGGCGCGAAGTACAGCCTTCAGCCCGCGCTGAACATTCCCGGCCGCGAATTCGACGCGCCGGGCTACTCCTTCCCCTACCTGGGCGGGCACGCAACCCACGTGATCATCCCCCGTGAGGTTATGGAGCAGGATTGTCTGCTTTCCTATGACGGTGAAGGCTACTTCCAGGCATCCCTGGCCGAGCCCGTTTCCTGCATCGTGGGTGGCTTCAATGTGCAGTACCACTTCGAGCACGGGTCCTACGTCCACCAGATGGGCATCGACACCAACGGCAACATGGCCCTCCTCGGCGGCACGGGCCCCATGGGCCTGGGCGCAATCGACTATGCGCTTCACGGCCCGAACAAGCCGAAGATTCTCGTGGTGACGGATATTGATCAGGCCCGCCTGGATCGGGCGGCGTCTCTCTTCACCGTGGCGGATGCCAAGGCGAACGGCGTGGAGTTGCACTATGTAAACACCGGTGGCGGCAACCCCGTGCAGGACATGAAAGACATCACCGGCGGCAAGGGCTATGCGGACGTGTTCGTCTTCGCGCCCGTGGCCGGATTGATTGAGCAGGCGAGCGCCATCATGGGCGTGAACGGCTGCCTCAATTTCTTCGCGGGTCCGACGGACACGGAGTTCAAGGCGACGATCAACTTCTACGACGTGCACTATGCGGCCCACCACGTGGCGGCGAACAGCGGCGGCGACACGAACGACATGCGCATCGCGCTGAAGTACATGAGCGAAGGCAAGCTGAAGCCGGCGGTGATGGTGACCCACATCGGTGGCCTGAACGCCTCCGCCGAGACGACCGAAAACCTGCCGAAGATCCCCGGCGGCAAGAAGCTCATCTACACCACGAAGAACCTGCCCCTCTTCGCCCTGTGGGACCTGCCGGAACTCGGCAAGAACGACCCCTTCTACGCGAAGCTGGCGGAGATCACCGCGGCCAACAATGGCCTCTGGTCGCTTGAAGCGGAAGCGTATCTGATGGCGAATGCGCCGGTTATTGGGTAA
- a CDS encoding DUF4838 domain-containing protein: protein MTKLYPLITLSLTLLAAMSVPAAEPSSTYLRDWLLLGPIATEGKLPEAGDLFHLQGFDRNYFEAQGEEGAVKPVAGQKVVFPGGEAVWTAHNSSTDDVNLSAIFGKIDLNLAYAFTEIKSDADTAAVLSLGSNDGCRVWLNGEVVFDHAGARGLVLDGDQVPVLLKKGSNALLIKVEDQGNDWGFSCRFLPFAQDDFSSRINLFEAGQKGEEPASLTFTAPASLLGNVVLGADLELRRATDQTVLWTGPWNVNEVMELPVDSSEFGQYVLNVKTKLAGSLAAYYSMAFTAGTPVDHPLFANGASDYVIAVDAAASESEVWAAKELQHWLAEISGVTLPVVAPGEVGEKPAIAIGWNDLTAKLAEKDAKAPEVHDESFIYHNNGANIAIYGGSQRGTMYGVMAFLENELGVRFYTPKVTVAPKRESYAFRLLRFADKPGIRVRNDFYFEAFDPIWAAHNRGNGAMGTRVQPGGVEGYWAVHTFYPLLPPEEFFEAHPEWYSLIDGERTHDRAQLCLTNPEVLDMLTERLKQRMRENPDNLIYCVSQNDWHGACQCDNCQAIATREESEAGPVVWFVNQVAERIEKELPDKYVGTLAYQYTRKPPKTIKPRDNVVIRFCSIECCFAHDFLTCPQNVSFVEDMKGWAAKAKNIYIWDYVVSFSNYVMPFPNFAVLQPNIQTLRDHNAIGIMEQAAYQSRGGDFSELKAYLISKLLWNPDVEVEPIIDDFMYGFYGRSGQYIREYFDLAQNLVTPDTHFMIWIQPNDPLYNEEFIKEAGAIFDQAERVADNPEILARVEMARLPLLYLKCRRTPKDAIRDGSYDRLLKIIERENVTHFAEAGQPHLEAFLAEMEAQR from the coding sequence ATGACCAAGTTGTACCCCCTCATCACCCTTTCCCTCACCCTGCTCGCGGCCATGAGCGTCCCCGCCGCGGAGCCATCCTCCACCTACCTCCGGGACTGGCTGCTGCTTGGTCCCATTGCCACGGAAGGAAAACTGCCCGAAGCGGGCGATCTTTTTCATCTCCAGGGCTTTGACCGGAATTACTTCGAGGCCCAGGGCGAGGAAGGGGCCGTGAAGCCTGTCGCCGGGCAGAAGGTGGTTTTTCCCGGAGGGGAGGCCGTGTGGACGGCCCATAATTCGTCCACGGATGATGTCAATTTGAGCGCCATCTTCGGCAAGATCGACCTGAATCTCGCCTATGCCTTCACGGAGATTAAGTCCGACGCCGATACGGCGGCGGTACTCTCGCTGGGGAGCAATGATGGTTGCCGGGTGTGGCTGAATGGGGAGGTCGTTTTTGATCACGCGGGGGCGCGGGGTCTGGTCCTGGATGGCGACCAGGTGCCCGTTCTGCTGAAAAAGGGCAGCAACGCGCTGCTCATCAAGGTTGAAGATCAGGGGAACGACTGGGGTTTCTCCTGCCGCTTTCTTCCCTTTGCCCAGGACGACTTTTCGAGTCGGATTAACCTTTTCGAGGCGGGTCAGAAGGGGGAAGAGCCCGCGTCGCTTACCTTCACTGCACCGGCCTCCCTGTTGGGCAATGTGGTTCTCGGCGCGGACCTGGAACTGCGCCGCGCTACGGATCAGACGGTGCTCTGGACGGGGCCGTGGAACGTGAATGAAGTTATGGAGCTGCCCGTGGACAGTTCCGAGTTCGGCCAGTATGTATTGAACGTAAAGACCAAACTCGCGGGCAGCCTGGCGGCCTATTACTCCATGGCCTTCACTGCGGGCACGCCCGTAGACCACCCCCTGTTTGCCAATGGCGCGAGTGACTACGTCATTGCGGTGGATGCGGCGGCTTCGGAGTCCGAGGTGTGGGCCGCGAAGGAGCTCCAGCACTGGCTGGCCGAGATCAGCGGCGTCACGCTGCCGGTTGTCGCACCCGGCGAAGTGGGGGAGAAGCCTGCCATTGCCATTGGCTGGAATGACCTCACCGCGAAATTGGCGGAGAAGGACGCGAAGGCGCCCGAAGTCCACGATGAGTCCTTCATTTATCACAACAACGGTGCGAACATCGCAATCTACGGTGGCAGTCAGCGCGGCACGATGTATGGCGTGATGGCCTTCCTGGAAAACGAATTGGGCGTTCGTTTTTACACACCGAAAGTTACCGTGGCTCCCAAGCGGGAAAGCTATGCCTTCCGCCTGCTGCGCTTTGCCGACAAGCCGGGCATCCGCGTGCGGAATGACTTCTATTTCGAAGCCTTCGACCCGATCTGGGCCGCGCACAACCGGGGCAACGGCGCCATGGGTACGCGCGTGCAGCCGGGCGGGGTGGAGGGCTACTGGGCGGTCCACACCTTCTATCCGCTCCTGCCACCGGAAGAGTTCTTCGAGGCCCATCCCGAGTGGTACAGTCTTATCGACGGCGAGCGCACCCATGACCGCGCCCAGCTCTGCCTGACGAATCCGGAAGTGCTGGACATGCTGACCGAGCGCCTGAAACAGCGCATGCGGGAGAATCCCGACAACCTGATCTATTGCGTCTCGCAGAACGACTGGCACGGTGCGTGTCAGTGCGACAACTGCCAGGCCATTGCGACGCGCGAAGAGAGCGAGGCCGGACCGGTCGTCTGGTTTGTGAATCAAGTGGCCGAACGCATCGAGAAGGAGCTTCCGGACAAGTACGTGGGCACGCTGGCCTACCAGTACACGCGCAAGCCCCCGAAGACCATCAAACCCCGGGACAATGTGGTCATCCGCTTCTGCAGCATCGAGTGTTGCTTCGCCCATGATTTCCTCACCTGTCCGCAGAATGTGTCCTTTGTGGAGGACATGAAAGGCTGGGCGGCGAAGGCGAAAAACATCTATATCTGGGACTACGTGGTCAGCTTCAGCAACTACGTCATGCCTTTCCCGAACTTTGCCGTGCTGCAGCCAAACATCCAGACCCTGCGCGACCACAACGCCATTGGCATCATGGAGCAGGCGGCCTACCAGAGCCGTGGCGGCGACTTCTCCGAGCTGAAGGCCTACCTGATTTCCAAGCTCCTCTGGAATCCGGATGTCGAGGTAGAACCCATCATCGACGACTTCATGTACGGCTTCTACGGCCGTTCAGGGCAGTACATCCGGGAGTATTTCGACCTCGCCCAGAATCTGGTCACGCCAGATACGCACTTCATGATCTGGATCCAGCCGAATGATCCCCTGTATAACGAGGAGTTCATCAAGGAGGCAGGAGCGATTTTCGATCAGGCCGAGCGCGTCGCGGACAACCCCGAGATCCTGGCGCGTGTAGAAATGGCGCGCCTGCCCCTGCTCTACTTGAAGTGCCGGCGGACGCCGAAAGACGCCATCCGCGATGGCTCGTATGACCGGCTGCTCAAAATCATCGAGCGGGAAAACGTTACCCACTTCGCGGAAGCGGGCCAGCCCCATCTCGAGGCCTTCCTCGCCGAGATGGAGGCCCAGCGATAG